The following DNA comes from Maylandia zebra isolate NMK-2024a linkage group LG6, Mzebra_GT3a, whole genome shotgun sequence.
gttcaagtatcaccacatcatgaattaagtttcgttcatcctgatacctgcaattttgtggaatccctctttgataaatcttgtgggtctatgaccggggaacaccacaaacgagtacaggagacgtttcagtgcaactgtaacattcctgactgcccgacagacggtagccttggaaacgtgctcagcgtcaccaatattatacagaaagctcccgtttgcaaaaaaccgaagtacaatacaaataatatgtacagaactgagagaatgtccgtgatgtgtcacatgagcaatattaggcctgaggattttattcaaataaattatagattgtgctgaaaaacggtaacgttcacacaggagatcatcaggaaatgataaaatgtccgaacgcgctctaatcactctctcccggcggagagctctgcggagaatttgggcttcaacatctactggctcttcaaggaaggagcacgccatgtctgacacttcctacagtcaggtttctgacaaagaggcggagaaagtcagggttagttgaagtaaacctgctagggggcaggttagcttcacggagtgtgtcgtcatagtaactcactcagaattaatctaaactcgctttgtgaaaccgaaaacccagagttttcattaactcagggtatacttactcagagtttgcactaaaccggcttcctgaaatagggcccagctTAGTACATCCCACACCATGGTGTGTATCATCCACAAAAACCTGGAAAGATTCGTATCGTCTTTGATGCCTCTGCCAAGTTCCAAGGCACTTCACTAAATGACCATCTCCTGACTGGTCCAGAGCTAACAAACACCTTGCTCGGAGTCTTGTGTCGCTTCCAAAGAGGCCCAGGGAACTTTCATGTGTGATATCGTTCTACCAATTCCATGTGCATGCTTGTGACCACGATTACCTATGGTTCTGGTGGTGGTAGACCAGTGACCTTGAAACTCCATTCACTGTCTACGGGATGAAGGTACACTTATTTGGAGCAGCATCTTCTCCAGGTTTTGCCAACTATGGCCTCAAGCATCTTGCAGTTGAAGGAGAAGGAAGTTTTGATGAAGAAACCATCATGTTCATCAAGACCAACTTCTTCATTGAACTCTGACTAGCAAGTGTTGACACTGAAGATCAGGCAATACAGCTTGTTAATGAAGCACGCAAACTCTGCAGCACGGGGAATGTTTGTGTAAACAAGATCCAGCGCATTTTCCCCCTTCATCGCAAATATCATTTTGATGTAGATCCACGTGTCCcatggaagctggttccataaAAAATGGGCTGGAAAACCGAAGGCTCTGCCaaccattctacttttaaatactgtgggaacaacaagtaagcctgcagttcAGAGGCGAgctgctctaatggggtgatatggtactataaggtcagtaagataagatggagcctgaTTATTCCAGAAATTGTATGtgaggattttgaattcaattctggatttaacagggagccaatgaaatGAAGTCAATATAGGAGTTttttttggatcaactgaagacTTTAAATATGAGGTGAATTTACCTAAATtgactatgtgcacgttagcatatgctacttccggtgcggaaactcctgtggggagctttgtttccggtgtcctattcgcgccctgtttacggtccaaaacaagttaagcaaatgaatgaattaagcggcgatttacatttctatagatgtcttgggcatttacacaatatatctgtaaatgatgttcatcgacttgtcgatattttttCCCCGCGCCTCAGggcaaaagagaaaatggattcaaatgttatatttctcagctgtccctcgtttatcgcgggtgttatgttttaaaaataaccagcgataggtgaaatcaagtagccaattttattttttgacggtgcaaaacgtttcgtgggcatcgtggacatacagtactgcacttcagagtcacactgctagcgatcgatgcagcgattctgtactgtacaggagagacggcACGGATgagatcgtctgcagcgatcaggacgcaggacacaatgtgacgtaagaaaaaataagcatgcaaacttgcactaaaaaatctgcgaaacagcgaggtgaaaggtgaaccgcgttattagcgagggaccactgtaatttttaaggtaagtcacaacatacccttcgtacatactaatgtatagaaaccgttACCAGCAATCACTcatttttgtgtggcttttttcacggtttgttaacatgctgtgtaggtgtgtacttgactagctgatcTCGACATAAtgggggaaacatctggtttgactattcttgtcctgtagtttgaatgctgaacattttcctgtttaaatcataagaccagtcactatacagagatgtgcttctgaatgtggacgatgtgtcttctgcatgcagtaatgcagtactgcttgtgttgagtgatgtaaacaactgatcgatctaaactctttaaacgtcaaaattgatcattagattttttatgacgcaacagtggtgagtgttcccaccttctcctctttgtaacttaacgcgatctttccgttttcgagttttggacatgattttggagtatatcttcgcagtagcgattgaccgcaaagtaaagctactggaaatgtacaaccccacacccggtctcaaaccaggaagttagcattttctcgaGCACAGGGTCAATTTCCAGAGAAAGAGATCTGGAGGGTGCAAAAATTGTTTGTCACTGTTTAACTGGAAGACGTTATTAGTCATCCAATGTTATTTCAAGACAAACCACAGGGAATTACAAAAAAGACTTGTCATCTACAGTATCAAAAGCAGTACTGAGGTCCAACAGAATCAAGTCTTCACAACTTCCTGAAACTATTTTAAATGACAGATCATTGGTCACATTCAACAAAGCTGTTTTAGGGGCATCAATGCCTCTGAAGTCTGACTAAAATAGTAATtatcatggtcctgagtctgatgactcagtgttttgtttttctttatattattcTATGTTCTTGTTTATTCTGTTATATCTTTTGTTAAggtttgccatttgttagggtTTTGATCTatgcctgcctgctcccacttctctgtgttccctctgtctgtccatggtgtcaCACTGTCTGCTTGTAAATCTATCTGGTAAGTTcagtgtcttgtctggttctctgtgtctgtgagtttccttttttattctgaaggtctctgtctcatgtgagtgtgtccagtttacgtttcccctgtctcgtcagctctgatttctcccaggtgtgttcccctctTGTCTCTCGTCCCTTGATTactgctgtgtgtatttaagccctgtgtgttctcctgcctgttgccggttcatCTGTGTTATTTCCCTGCATCATCCTATGTTGGTTTCCTGATTCTCCCTGCGTCTCCATTTCAGGTCTGCTTGTGttagtttttccagtttagttaATCTTAGGTTCAGCACTTGCCACCTCCTTTGCTGTTTGTTCTATCACCgtcacaataaagctcactcTCATCAAAGTCAGTGCTTGCATCTTGGGTGCTACTTCCAACCTCCCCTCATCTGCCACTGCGGATGTGACAGTAATAGTATCTCATTTGAGTTCATGAAAGCAGCAGTAGTGACATGACAACTTTTTCcattatttttcacatgtgtGGTAATTTAGAGATAGGATGGTgtgggtttttatttattttgtttaaaggcTGACCTTCTTCAGATACTCGATTGAAACTAGCATCTACACTATCCCGTATGATATGAGAAGACCCAGCATCACAGGGGCAAAAGGGGATTTTCTTGCACAATGTCCCTCAGCTCAGACGAAAATACCTTACAGAACCAGTTGAAGGTGAGTCAGTGCAACACCCAAGGAAGAGAGGCTGTGACCGTTAATCTTATCTTTTCAATTTTATCTATGAAACAAAACCAATAGATGCTTCAGTGACTGTAAATATAAGAGGTTTGACTGAATTGATAATGCTTGACGATATCTTAGATCTGTGAGAATGTGCACTGATGCATCAGCACATTTAATGGAGGTTGCAATGGGATTTTGCCAAAATCTTTCCAAATGCAGTGAGAGGTAATTATGTGTTTGGATATTACACAGAGCAAATAGCGAGCAAAATAAGCTCACAACAGGAGAAGGCAGCAACCTCAATATAAATATTAACTGGGAacctacagtggcttgcaaaagtattcgggccccttgaacttttccacatgttgtcacattacagccacaaacatgaatcaattttattggaattccacgtgaaagaccaatacaaagtggtgtacacgagagaagtggaacgaaaatcatacatgattccaaacatttttttaataaatgtgtgCGTAaatattcagccccctgagtcaatactttgtagaaccaccttttgctgcaattacagctgccagtcttttagggtatgtctctaccagctttgcacatctacagactgaaatcctttcccattcttctttgcaaaacagctccagctcagtcagattagatggacagcgtttgtgaacagcagttgtcagatcttgccacagattctcgattggatttagatctggactttgactgggccattctaacacatggatgtgttttgttttaaaccattccattgttgccctggctttatgtttagggtcgttgtcctgctggaaggtgaacctccgccccagtctcaagtcttttgcagactccaacaggttttcttccaagattgccctgtatttggctccatccatcttcccatcaactctcaccagcttccctgtccctgctgaagagaagcacccccagggcatgatgctgccaccaccatatttgacagagtgtgttcagagtgatgtgcagtgttagttttccgccacatatagtgttttgcattttggccaaaaagttccattttggtctcatctgaccagagcaccttcttccacacgtttgctgtgtcccccacatggcttgtggcaaactgtaaatgggacttcttatggttttctgttaacaatggctttcttcttgccactcttccataaaggccaactttgtgcagcgcatgactaatagttgtcctatggacagattcccccacctgagctgtagatctctgcagctcgtccagagtcaccatgggcctcttggctgcatttctgatcagcgctctccttgttcggcctgtgagtttaggcgGACGGCtatgtcttggtaggtttacagttgtgccatactccttccatttcagAATGACTGCTTGAACAGTGCACCGTgagatgttcaaggcttgggaaatctttttgtagcctaagcctgctttacatttctcaataactttatccctgacctgtctggtgtgttctttggagttcatggtgttgttgctcccaatattcgcttagacaacctctgaggccgtcacagagcagctgtatttgtactgacattagattacacataggtgcactctatttagtcattagcactcatcaggcaatgtctatgggcaactgactgcactcagaccaaagggggctgaataattacgcacaccccactttgcagttatttatttgtaaaaaatgtttggaatcatgtatgatttttgttccacttctcacgtgtacaccactttgtatcggtctttcacgtggaattccaataagattgattcatgtttgtggctgtaatgtgacaaaatttAGGAAAGTTCAAGTGAgctgaatacttttgcaagccactgtatatgatAGAATAAGGTCAAGAGTATACATGAGTAGCCTCACTTATGTTGGAAGGAATCAAAGCAGTCCATTACATAACAGAACTTGTTGACAATGGGTCTACTAGGGCAAAAAAGTTTAAAGCACTGAAACTTTACCACTTATATACAGAAAATATgtactccatccatccatccatccatccatcttcatccgctttatccgaggccgggtcgcgggggcagcagcctaagcaaagaggcccagacctccctctccccagccacctcctccagcttatccgggggaataccaaggcgttcccaggccagccgagagatataatctctccagcgtgtcctgggtctgccccggggcctcctcccggtgggacatgcctggaacacctcacccaggaggcgcccagggggcatccttgtcagatgcccgaaccacctcagctggctcctttcgatgtggagcagcagctgttctactctgagcccctcccggatggccgaacttctcaccctatctctaagggagaggccagccaccctttggaggaagctcatttctgccgcttgtatccgcgatctcgttctttcggtcactacccacagctcatggccataggtgagggtagggacgtagatcgaccggtaaattgagagcttcgcttttacactcagctccctcttcaccacgacggaccggtgcagcgtccgcatcactgcagctgcagccccaatctgtctgtcgatctccggctcccttctcccatcactcgcgaacaagaccccgagatacttgaactcctccacttggggcaggaactcatccccaacccggagtgggcactccacccttttccggctgagaaccatggcctcagatttggaggtgctgatcctcattcccgctgcttcacactcggctgcgaaccgttccagtgcgagctggaggccctcacccgatgaagccaacagaaccacatcatccgcaaaaatcagagatgagattctgaggccaccaaagcgaaagccctccgccacttggctgcgcctagaaatcctgtccataaaaattatgaacagaaccggagacaaagggcagccctggcggagcccatcacccaccgggaacgagtccgacttattgccggcaatgcgaaccaagctcttgcaacggttgtatagggatcgaatggcccgtagcaatgggccagacaccccatactcccgcaacacctcccacaggacaccccgagggacacggtcgaatgccttctccaagtccacaaaacacatgtagactggttgggcaaactcccatgcaccctcaggtatccttgagaggataaagagctggtccagtgttccgcgaccaggacgaaaaccgcattgttcctcctgtatccgaggttcgactagcggacgaactctccttttcagcaccctggcatagactttcccagggaggctgtggagtgtgatccccctgtagttggaacacaccctccggtcccccttcttaaagatggggaccaccaccccggtctgccagtccacaggtactgcccctgatctccacgcaacattgcagaggcgtgtcaaccaggacagccctacaacgtccagagccttcaggaactcggggcggacttcatcaacaccaggggctctgccaccaaggagttgtttaactgcctcagtgacctcacccccggaaattggcgggtcattcccctcatccccagactctgcttcctcctcggaagacgtgtcagtgggattaaggaggtccttgaAGTATTCCATCCActgcctgacaattttctcagtcgacgtcagcagcgctccgccagcactatacacagtgcaggtagagcaccgctttccccttctgagacgcctgacggtttgccagaatctcttcgaggcagtccgaaagtctttttccatggcctctccgaactcctcccacacccgagtttttgcttcagccactgcccgagccgcattccgcttggcctgtcgatacctgtcggctgcctccggagtcccacaggctaaccaagcccgataggactccttcttcagcctggtggctccctttctcctccttgaatcgctaccttatcgtggtggaggggtttgtgtgtcccagggatcccaggggctatgttgtctgggggcttttgccccctggtagggtctcccatggcaaattggtcctgggtgagggaccagacaaagagcgattcagaagacccttatgaaaaggatatcgagggaacagtttaccttgcccgggatagggttaccggggccccgccctggagccaggcccggggagggtgcccgagggcgagcgtctggtggccgggccttagtccatggggcccggccgggcacagcccgaagaggagacatgggcccatcctcccacaggcccaccacccgcaggaggcgccataggggtcgggtgcattgtgtgccgggtggcggccaggagcggaggccctggcggactgacccccggctgccaagactggcaatagggacatggaatgtcacctctctggtggggaaggagcctgagttagtgcgtgaggttgagaggtaccggctagatatagtcgggctcacctctacgcatggcttgggctctggaaccagtctcctggagaggggctggactctgtctcagtacAAAATATGTACTTATATTGCAATATTTTTGTGTGAAATACAGAAGATGGTCAGAAATTATTATTGAATAAAGAATTTTATAAATGaacccattgttccttcagtgggctggtttcagtcattatgcaaatgtactgtttataagattggggaaacctgcagtcagctgagactgaagaagtcacttggatgagtgacaaaacgtttctcccacttaAAAAGCTACGTtgtgatgaacagaatcaacttttggagataaaTGAATGTGCTTCTTCTCTGTGAAGACCTGAGGTTTAAAAGGgcttctctctcttctttgttccAGGCTTGTGGACATTACACTTGTCTTTAGGTTACCTTGTCAATGCTGAATCTGTTTGGGGCTTGTGATAGCCTAATTGAAGAGTGGTGTGAGTTTATGGCTTATGCTTCAATTATTTTGTCTGTTGCCTGGTCTCTAACTATGGCTGTTGTCCATAGTGCGGATCAAAAGCCAGAATGATGCTGCTGATATTAATTATTGCtatttagagagagagagagagagagagagagagagagagagagagagagagagagaaagaaaaatgttgcctaGATGCACTAGATGACTTTGAGTCACCCAGCAGTTTCAGTTCTGTACTGATATAACCTCCCCCGCTAATTCCAAGTAAATGAACACTCTTCATGAACTCCTAACTTCTAATGAacactaaaaatgttattgctaAAACTTCCAATAAATATATAAGAGCTGAAAGTGTCAGAGGTTAGACTATTAGACCTTGGCAATAAGTCACTTAAAGACCTGTATGGTgatgattattttgtttttgttttttgttctttgtctgGTAAATTTGgattacttattttccaccctaatttacgaataaattctttacaaatcctaccatgtgaattcatggatttttttttcacattctgtctctcacagttgaagtgtacctctggtgcaaattactgacctctgtcatcattttaagtgggggaacttgcacaatcggtggctgactaaatacttttttgccccactgtatatgatgATTTATATCGTGCATGTGatctacatttctttttttcttttcttttttctgttttttactttCTAAGCATAATTCAACATAATGGCTGAGAAAACCCATATGGAAACGATATATATAAAtgttataaagtttgtatctgtcttgtgtgaaacttgtatgaaaagcatataagagtgaaaacagatataagatcccttgaaaaattatataatgaaacttgtatgttttggatacttactaaaacaatgtatgaaagtaattagaaagtggccactttcatgagtaatcacatataagtttttactatttctttttcacatgggAAGCACTGGGAGACTGAGAACAAGACTGCAACATTATTTACAGTTTGGCAGTAAATCAACATGATATCCCAGTGTGTTAACATTTGCATGTAAGTCAGTGGGAAAAGTAGGAAAACAGGAGTTACAGAACCACAGAGAACAGATCTGAAGGGAGTAGAGAGTTAGGGAAAGTCAAAGGGGGAATAAAAAGCAGCTGTGTAACTGGGAAATGGTTAATATTGTGACATTCGGTATGTCAGCATAACTTTCATAGGCTAAGATCAAATATCTGCTGTTGCTTTTGAAATCACAGTCCTAAAAAGAGGTGACTGTATTTCCTTTATTCATAAGCCTTTATTcaaagcagcagtgatgatacaaaacaagcacatagtacatttttttaattgttaactttgttactgtgtttaaaactaaaatacTAGTTGTTCTGCAGTCAGCTCAGAAGAAGCATAAATGACTATGGTTATACACCAGCTAAGGATTTTTCTTGAAAAGGGCACAGTAAAAACTGTTTAATTTTGAAAGAACATAATTGCTTTCAGCTGCTATAGAGGTATTCAGTAAATGAGACAATCCTAATGGTATGCATCTTTGTCCAAGAGGTGGCAATCTCCTTCCATTGAAAATATAATCTCACTGTGTGCCATAGTCTACATGACACAATCCAAGAAATTCTCCTTTTTGCTTTACCCTGCAATGGACAATATACCTGAATAGACTGTACCTGTtaacctctcaccctatgacattTTGGGCAGGATTCCAGCCCCACCATGACTCTGCATTGGATAAccagttaagaaaatggatgaatagatttatttttccacAATTTTTTCCTGACATTTCAAAGGCAGCAAAAATGTCCTTGACAAAATGTATGGTATGTAGCACAGCACATGGAACAgtcacacagtcatatgtgatATACAAACCATTAAATGCCAACTCTTCTAATAAAGTTTTAAACCCATTTCATGACTTGCTGTTGTGCTCTGTCCTCATTGCCCACTATCTAGTCCCTCCTTACCGTTAGTTAATAAGGTTTATCCCCACAATGTATTAATAAATGAACATGTAATGTATATAAGGATATATTTTtaaggaaatacaaacacagataGTTCACATCAATAATAAGAGAACACAGTTAAGTGCTGTAAAGTGAAAACGGGTATAAACAATCCTGCTTCTACACCTTCAAACAAAACCCAGTTTATGTTCTATAACTGCAGTCTGTGCTTCTATTTTCCATGTGTCTATCCTCTGTCCATCTTAGCCAAATCAGGGAAGGTATATTCTTCAAGGTGTCTGCctacagaaaagaaaatgttcatgttttaaGGGGAATACTATTTCACTTGGctcacagaaaaaaatgtaaaaaaaaaatcaaaatttttTTGATTAATTTGAATGCAATAAAATGACcaattgtatatttttttattctttcattaGAACCAACAAAAATGTAGGAGCCACTTCCTgttaacaaaagcaaaaaatggAAGTGACACTCCTAGTGACAAGTTAATCATTAACGATTAACTGTTTTCCTGGTATCGTGAATATCTTCCTGTAATTGTATATGTTAAGGGGAAGTGGGTGCTTTTAATTCCTTTTGTAAGAAATTGAACCTTTTCCTGATCCATGACTAAGCATGCAAACACAATAGCCACACAAGGTTTCCAGTTCACCCTAATGTAAAAAATGAAGGTGGGGTTGTGTTAAAATATGTTTCTCAGTCATTGCAGACATCTTGCTCTCCCTGCTTATCCGGATTCTGAAAAAAGTAATATGCTTCTTGTTTAAATAAGGTTTTATATGCACTGGTATCTACTaactccccctccctttccaaacgccttcgatgcttgtttcctgcgGGGGAAGACGGCGGGTATGCGTGCCGCGCTGAAATGGTAGCGCTGTGTAGGACGACTGCTGTGTTCCTTCGGattaccccccacccccctatcCACCCCTGTGGCCAGTCACGTGCTCTAATGTTGTGATGTGGATATTaatgtgctctctgtgcagaggagttttttttatttcctgttctcatgctgtcctcccatagGTGCCCAGCGTGAGAAGAGGtctcttttcttcctcttgtactttttcccattgttgtgtaatttttcagtgttttctctgcAACGCTGCCGATCTCCGACTGTATTCCCATGTGATatctttgttgtgtgtgtaagtcggggggggggggggggggggggtactatTCCTCTGCGGGGCAACCTGCATATGGCCAATAAAgcattcattcaattcaattcaattcaattcaattcaacagTTACCAAAGTACAGTAAAGTTACACTCACGTAATCTTTTTACTTTTAAGCACTTGTTTGACCCATGGAGCATTGGGGTCCAGACAAATCTTTTGCCCCTCCTTCTTGAGAGTAGCACTGCAGGATCGAAGACAGATACGAGACGGCAGATGTATGCATATGGTTCAAGTGTTTTATGAGGGCAAATCAATAGAAATACTTACATAATCTCAGTGCTTTTGCAGTAGGAGTTTGCAGGGTAAATATCCACGGTGCTTATGAAACGTCCAATTGGCCTTTTCTCCTTAAAGAGGCATTGGCATCTAGGACTGATACCTGAGGCTTTTAGATAAGTTAGAGAATGATTTTAGTGTCTGGAGACAAACAAGGTAAGGCAAGCATCTATTGCAGGTTAAAATTCACATGCACgtgacaaaaatgaaaattctGTTGCTGCCA
Coding sequences within:
- the LOC101468744 gene encoding C-X-C motif chemokine 10, which encodes MSTIVVALLVFLTIHGASGISPRCQCLFKEKRPIGRFISTVDIYPANSYCKSTEIIATLKKEGQKICLDPNAPWVKQVLKSKKITQTP